A stretch of DNA from Equus asinus isolate D_3611 breed Donkey chromosome 20, EquAss-T2T_v2, whole genome shotgun sequence:
GGAGGTTGAGAAGGAAGAAGACGAATCTGATTCTTTTGTCatctaaagaaaaacatgtttGAAAATGTCTCCGTGGCCTTGGCTGGTGGCGTGTAACGGTCGTTTTGTCCCTGCAGAATTCGGGTGAAAAGCACGCGAGTCAAGATCCTGAAGAAGTTTCACATTGAAGACATCGCCAGCTCATTAGGTAAGAGCGTGTTTCTGAGGCACCGTCAGGTTTTAACAGAGTAAGAGACGGTTTGGGAAGAGGTGAGGCTCGGCTCTCCAGGTAAAGATTGACCCTGCTCGTCGTTCTTCCCATTGTACAAGGGGACGTGAATTCCCTGAGCTGAAGGAGGGGGAAGAAAGTGGATCTACATCCTTAAAACTTTCTAGAATTTGCTCCTAGAACCCATCCCGTTCTTGACTCCCAGAATGGCCAGCGGCGAGCGGCGAGGTCTGCTGGTCACCCCCGTCCGTGGCCTCCAGGGTGCACAAGACACcccgaggagagggagaaagacttttcctttttgtttttccgcTTATCCCCTAGTAAGACTGTGAACGGTTGCTGGCCTGGTCTCTGCCCAAGGTTTGAGAAGCCGTTGGTCTCGTATTTAAATTCCATGGTTGAGCCCCGGGGAGAAAGAACCGTGTGACCGGCGTCAGCCTTGCTGGCCACCCATTGTCTGCGGGGCTGTCGTCGGTGAGGGTGAGGCCGGTCGGAAATGGACCTCTGtgaccccctccccccgcctTTGCATTTCATAGGTGAGAGACCTTGAGCGCTGGGGGCCCGATCACGCACACACAGCACTAGGAGACGGCAGTCGCCTGCTTGCCCAGTCGCAGATCTGCAAGCCCCAACGTAAAAATGCCTTTTCTCTCCTCAAAGTGGGAGTGCTTCTCCCACGAGCAAAGAACCGTTGGTCTCGTGAAAAGATCGACCAGAGTTCCTTCCGATGGCGTTCATAAAATAGGGCCTATTTTCTTAGGTCTTTGGGAAAACAGCCATTGTTCGAAGCAGGGGCCGCCTGCGCGTGTACCCTAGGTGGTGTTGACCGTCACCCCTTGGACGCCATCGTCATTGTTCGCTCAGATCGTGTCGGTGGGGCCAATTCTCTGTGGGTGCCTTTAATATTAAACAGGGGAAAATAACTGTGCTGATTGAGGTATTGTGCCCGCTGAGTTGTGATATTGCATCCATCATCTTGTTCAAATAAACAGCGCCATATCTGTGTGTCGGGGGCTGGGGGGTTGGtgtgcggggtggggggggggggggcgtcagGCTGAAACCTCCAGGCCCGTGATGCTCTTTTCTGGCTTTGAAATGCCCTTGCAAAGAAGTATGGAAAACGTACCAGCCCACAATGAGTCCTTTTCATCGGCTgttcctcaccccccacccccagcccggaATACATTGCCGGCAGAGTCCTTTATTTCGTTGGCATGGGTTTTTATTGACCCTGATTGAATTTGAAATTGTGAGGCTGGGAGAGGATTTGCGAAACATCTGAATGCATTATGCGGGCAGTATTGTTTTGAAACCTGGAGGAATTTGGGTTGAACCCAATCAGGTTGGGGTCGgtcagtttgtttttgttttttttttttgaaaaaaatgggaGCCCCACAGCCCTGAACCAACAGCTGTTTTGTAACCTTGTCTTTCCTCTTGGGAAGATGTAAGTGATAAGTGTTAGTCCTCCCTTTCCGGATGAAAGCTAGCGATCTAAAGTAGATGGCCAGCGGTGCCCGGGTCCCTGGATGTCACCAGGCTTTGTCTGTCTTCCATCCTCCAGCCTCCCAGCACGAGGTGCCCGCTGAAGCATTGGAGGAGCTGGCCTACCGACGGTCACTGCGAGTGGCTCTGGATGTTTTGAACGAGAGAACAAGTTGTCATCGAGAAAGCTCTTCGAGGGAAGCAAGAACTGTGTCTCCAAGAGAGAAGCCCACGGAACTGGTCTCCTTGCTCTGTGACTCcagcccttcctctcttctccacaaAGGCATGTCGGGCAGTTTCGGACCCCACAGGAGGGAACGTGGATGCCAGAGGCTGTCAGGTTCGCCCGCTCATGAAGAGGACCCCAAGTGCCAAGTGGACCCCAAGAAGGGGCTTGGGAAAAGTGAAAGCCCACGAGCCCCCGCCGCCTCCTCAGCCGGAGGTGGTTCTCAGGACGGGCGTGGATCAAGAATACGCCAGGGAGATCCCATGACCCcgaggaaaaggggaagaaattCGGCACACAGCCCGTGTCAGAATGCACCTTCACTCCCAGAGGGAGATCCTGAAAAAGAGAGCGAGACCAGGGCAGCCCCGTGCTCGCCCTCGCGGGTCAAGGAGGAGGGTCCGGGGGCTGAAGGGCGagacccagctctgcctgccgGCGGCCCCACTCTGCTGCTGGCCCCGGGGTGCCCGCAGGCCCGAGGCTGCCCCTCCAGGCAGCAGTGTCCAGATGGCAGCCAGCGGCCGGGGCCAAGGGGATGCATGAGTCTGCGCAGCACCGCCAAGCCCAGCCCGCCGCCACCCCGGGTCCCCACAGAGGAAGCCGGGAGTCTTCAGCCCCTGGAGGAAGGTAAACGTTCGTGGGTGGAGCCGGAGCCGGAGAGGGTGGCTTGGGTCCTCCCGCGGCCAGATTTGGAGCCAGGCCCGCGAGTATTTTTAACCAGATCTTAATGAGATCGTTACCAAAGGAGACCCAGCGCAGAGAGTTCCTCATTCCTCCTCGCCTCTCTCCCCCTGGGCTGTAATTACCTCAACTGCTCCCGAgtgtctctgtgtctttatttctgttttgaagCAAAGGGCGGgtggggacggagcgggggcccgtGGCGGAGCGCGGTGGAGCCCTGGCTGGCGATGGGAATCAAGGCGGCCCTgatgctgctgcctctgctccccCGGGATTAACGCCTTTATTCTTAAGTGTCGCAGAAGCTAGCATGCACTGCCGTTAAATTGGCAGGAATCTCAAAAGTGATTAACTCACTTAAAAGGCTCCCGACTCAGTGAGACTCGCGGCGTAGACATGTTTGTGTGTGGCTGCGGCCACGCGCTGTGATTTCTCCCGTCCTAACACTGTGGCATCCCCCTCGTGTTTGAAAGGCTGATTCAGAAGTTGTAATGTCTGCGTGGTTAGGTGTGTCCGGATGCCCTCGCCCCTCACTTCCCACATCAGTCTCTGCATTTCTCCTTCCGGGGGGCCACCCCCCAGCGCTGTGGGAGCCTGCCGGGCACCCATCCGCACCCCCTTCCTCACCATTTTCTGAAGAGAAGGTGGCGGCTCCATGGCCTTGCCCCGTAGTTGCACCCCGCTCCCTGTCTCTACCGAGCGCTTCGGTCTGTAAGGGAATAAGCCACACGAAAGGAGTCCCCACTCAGAGTCCGGTCCGCTCCCCGTGCCAGGTTGCTGCCCCTCACGCTCGCCTTCCACGTACGACGTGAAaggcactctctctctttctctctctctttctctctttcatttttctgttaaatgCACTTTAAGCGAAGCACGCACGCCCTATTCGAACGTGGCACTGTGAAAGTCTGTGTAGCATGGATCTTTCCTCCTTGTTGATGGTCACGTATCACGAAATGTTTTTTCTCGGCACGAGTCACCAAGGCGATGACAGTGAAAGTGTAATCTGACGTTATTGGCAGACCGTCCATCCTCTGAAGAGTCTGTGCAGTTTAATTCCGTTAATTCCATCctggaggaagatgaggaagacGAGGAGCCCCCGAGAATCCTCCTCTACCACGGTAAGACGTGAGGGGGACCCGGGGTGCGCTCAGGCGTGGAAGGAACTGGGGCCGGCGTTCCGAGACCATTGCTGGCATCTCAGCCGAAGGCCTCTtgctgtttgatttttctcctgctgaGCCGAGGCCTTAGAAAGTGCCGTGGTTTTGGTCCTCTGTCTTAAGAACGACCTCACAAAGGGAAGGGGGCTTTCCCCGGGAAGAGACGGCCTTGCCCTCCCTGTAAGCACAccgctccctccctccatttGTCCTCCTGTCCCTCGGTGGGAACGCAGGACGGCGAGGGGCACAGACGGGTGCTGTCGCCATCGTTTGGGTGTGGCCCGGTGCTGGGGCCTGCCGCAGCCTCACTGGCCTTTGCAAGTCGGTCCAGACAGGCAGGATCCACAACCCGAGGGAGCCCGCCCCCTCTCCCGCCACGTACCGTCTGCACCAGAGCAAGACACGTATGTAAGAGCCGCTGACGTCTGTGGAGAAGGATCAGGAACAGAGAACCGCAGATGCCGAACCAGCAACCAACAGAAAGTCAGTTTCTTCCTGAAGCGAGGGAGTCAGAACCAGTTACCTCTTTCAACTCGCCCCTTCACCTTTCATCCAACATAGtcgagtctttttttttttaagctttttattttgaaatgatgatAGATTCACAGGATGTtgcaaaaacagtacagagaAGTCTGGGAGGCCTCTCCCTCGGCCTCCCCGACAGCAACATCCTGCAGGTCCAGGAAGCCGACCTGGGTGCAGCGTGTGGGGCCCCCCGTGCCACGCGCACACGCTCTCAGTCCACAGCTCGCTCCTCCTCCAAGATGCTGAGTGTGTTTCTCTTGCTGTAGCGGTGTCCTTGcaggttgcattttcattttttgaagttAATGATAACTCAGACCTTTTTACACTTTTGCATAGTTTTCTGATGATTCTTAGTGGCTACTAGTTACTATTTACTAGGAGGGGCGGGTGATCACATACTGAGCCCTCCCCCAGGCATTGAGTATCTAGATTGTTCCACGCCTGGGGGGCTACACTGCACCTGGCGTGTGCTTCTGGGAAATAACTCTGTAGGGTCGGCTCCCCAGGAGGGGCTTACCGGGCCACAGAGCAGGGGTACCGTGCCTTCTTCCAAAAGGGCATTTCTGATTTCACCACCGCCAGCCGGGGTCAGGTCACCACAGCCCAGAAAAACCTGGGCGTTTCCTCTTTTCCCGTTTTTTGGTTCCATTTGGTTTTGCTTGTCCCCATCAGCCTGGACGTCTGTCTGCTGTTTCCCGGCTGGGCCCTGAGCTGGCTGTCGGGGCCGTGGCCCATTGTCCTCATGGGACCCTGTGGGTGCCTCTGGGGTGACAGCCCTCCTTGAGTGGTCCCGTCTTTCACCCCGTGGACCTCTGAGTTGTTAGATGTCGCCCTCCGCAGCTGCCCCTTTCTTCAGCGGGGCGTCAGGACCAGAGGATCTCGGCTCTGTGTGGGGAAGAACGGCCTCTGCTTTCCGTCAGTTTTTGTTACCTGATTTTTTAACATTTCAGTTATTTACTCATTCTGGAGTTTTTTTGGTTGAAAATAGTTACGTTTTCTTCAGAAACCATTTTGCAGTTGTCTGTTGATCATGTTGATaattgccttttttctctcttaagaCCCTGCTCGCTCGGACAGGGGAGCCCCTTAGCAATTAGGCTCTCCCTTCGGCTCTTGGTTGTGTGGCATGGTCTCCTTTCTGGTTTTGCCCCACACtttcaaagaaatgttttattttgcaataatCGGAGATTTCCAGAGAAGGCACAGAGGTGGTAGAGTCCCCACCTGCCAGCTTCCCCTCGTGTCACCACATTGTCCCCACTGAGAAAGCATGGTACCTTGCTCCCCACCGCTCAGTGGCTCGTCATCAGCACTGGGGTTCCGGTTGGGAACCGACCTTGCAGATCCTCGTGGCCTTTCAGTGAATTAGGTTAACATCAGGTGTAAACAGtatcacagggccggcccggtggtgcagcggttaagttcacacgttccactttgacggccccggggttcactggttcagatcccgagtgcgtacatggcaccacttggcaagccatgctgtggtaggcgtcccacgtataaagtagaggaagatgggcatggatgttagctcagggccagtcttcctcaaaaaaaacagagaaaagaaagagacagtATCACGGTGATTGTGTTCTCAAGCTGTTGCACTGGGCGCTGATGTGGATCTGATGTAtctgttctttctgtttttctctctctaattcTAGAACCACGCTCGTTTGAAGTAGGAATGCTAGTCTGGCTTAAATACCAAAAATACCCCTTCTGGCCGGCGGTGGTAAGAACAACTCCTCCTTCTAAGCGTGGTCAGTCGGATCCCGTGGGTCTCCCTGCTCGTCCCCAGTTCTCCGCTCTTGGACCGGGCCGGCGCTCTCCCTACGTCATTATTACTGGAAAAGGCGGTGGGCTTAGCGGCGGCATGTCTGGACACACATTTGCCTGAATAAAGGGAGTTCAGTCATTTTGGCATCCATGAGTGTAAGGTTCATAGGTCAAATCTTTACCAAGCAGGCTCAGAAAAACCCACCTGAACAAAAGGCCTTGTAATTTGCTCATTTTAAATACCGTGCATTTCAGACTTTTCCCCCTATTGATTTTTTtgcctttggtgaggaagattggccctgagctaacatctgtgccagtcttcctctattttgtgtctggggcgctgccacagcatggctcgatgggCAGTGcttaggtccatgctggggatctgaaccgtgaaccctgggccaccaaagcggagtgcgcaaacctGGCCAGTACGCCACCGGGCGGCTCCTGTTGGAGCTTTTTAATTCCTCAGATTCTAGGGTAGGGCCCAGGTGCATGTGCAGAAACAGGTATTTGAGAGTCTGTCCCAGGCCCCGGTGTGGTGGGTGAGCTTAAATGCGGCTGAATTTTTGGTTCTGCTCTCTCGTCGCCTGGACGGTGCAAACCGTCGATTTATATTTTAGGCAGAGACTCCATCCCCGCTCCTCATGGCCCCCATTTGTGTGTCCCCCCTGCCACCCAGACCCTGGCAGAGACAGGGCTCTGACACTTTCAGCCACAATTGTTTGCTTTTAGCGAGAGATGGTGGCATGTAAACCCGAAAGGTGTTTGCGGCCACCCAGGAGCTTTGTCATCTCGAGGGTCTGCTCTCCTCGAGCCAGCGCGGCCTGCTCGCATCCGCTGGCCCGGGTCAGGGGGGATGGAATGGAAGTCTGTGCGCGTTTGCTAGTAAAACACGCGCTTAGGGtgggcccggtggcgcagtggttaagtgtgcatgttccacttcggcagcccggggttcgccggtttggatcctgggtgtagacatggcaccgcttggcatgccatgctgtggcaggcgtcccacatataaagtagaggaagatgggcaaggatgtgagctcagggccagtcttcctcagcaaaaaagaggaggattggcagcagatgttagctcagggctaatcttcctcaaaaataaacaacaaacaaaaaacaacagcaaaaaaagaaagcgTGCTTGGACAAGGGGAGAGGTGCCCTGGGGTTTAGTGTGGGCCCTGGTCGCTCACTGTGGCCCCTCAGGCTCCTCTCAGCTCTAGCCTCCCAGGCAGCAACCGTGTCCCCCTTTCCCGGGCCTTGCAGCCCTCCCCTTGTTCTCACCGGTTCCCTGGAGGCCCTGCTGGGCAACAGGTCACCAGCGGGACAGATTTCTGGGTCAGAGTCTGCGGCCAACCTGGCCGTGTGAGGCACTGTCGAAAGGGGAGCTGCCCAAGGAAGGGGGCAGTTTGAGGGTGCGCTGCTGCGCCCGTGTGCCCTCGCTGGTCCCGGCTGTCCTGAGCTCGCCTCTCTCGTCCGCAAAATGGGAACGGCCCTGCCCGCGGAGCCGGGAGAGGGGCCGGACGGTTTGTTAAGGGGCAGCAGGCAGCCGTAGGCACAGtggcttttatttaaaaacagaccAGACCAAACCTGATCCTGCTCGGTTGTGAAACCGCTGCAGGTGGGCCGTGAACAGCTCGGCGGTGTCCAAGTGTCTGACTGTGTCCCCTGCCTCGGTCGCCCCGAGCCGGCGGCGTTCCCGGCCACACACGCCAGTCGCTCAGCGGAACACCCAGCAAGATGACATCAGGAAAGAATCTTAAACCCCACAGCGTCCCCCCAGTGGTTGATGCTTTATTTTCTTGGATTGGCCAACAGGTCAAGAGCGTCAGGCGGAGAGATAAGAAAGCCAGCGTGCTTTTCATCGAAGGGAACATGAACCCGAAGGGGAAAGGGTAAGGCCGGGCTCTGTGCTCCCCGTGGATGACCCCAGCTGCAGGCCTGCCCCGGGTGCTGGGCAGGAGGGGCCAGGGAGCAGGGTCCACCTGCCCCCTGGGAGCCACCCCAGGAAGAGGAATCCAGACACAGGCAGCGTTTAAAGGAGCTGGTcaaactgtccagttttccagatTTTATTTGCCGGCTTCAAAAGGCGGCCCAGCCAGACGCCCGTCGGACTGGCCCCTGTTCCCACAAACTGTAGCAAAGTGGTCACCGCAGGGCCACGGGCCGTGACCTGCGTCTGCCCGAGTGTAGCCGTTCTGCCGGCTGCCCGGTCGCTCTCTCCTGATCCTTAGTCACAGGATGAAAACGCGCTCAAATGCGGCCGCCCGCATCTGGGAGGGAGCGTGCGGGACTGGTCTCCTCCGAGCCTCGGGCACTTGGGTGCTGCCTCTGTCTCCCACCGGTGGCCCGGAGTGTGGCACGAGGACTAGGCCCCGGGGTCTGCCTGTCCTGAGTGGCGGCTGCAGCCGCGTCCCCCTGGGGGCCTTCCCAGACGTCCCCATTGCCTCCAGGGCCTGGCTCCAAGGGGCTTCCTCAGGCCGCTGGGGACAAGAGTCGCCTTCCATACTGAATGGGTGCCGTCAGAGGCGCCGGGGCCCCCTCGTTTTGTCAGAGGGGACCTGTGCGTAGGCCACGAGGTGGCGTCCCTGACGTGAGCCTGCCCGCTCTGCCCCGTCCAGCATCACCGTGTGCCTGAGGAGACTGAAGCACTTTGACTGTAAGGAGAAGCACGCGCTCCTGGTAGGTGCACTGGGCCCTGTGCTTCTGGGAACGGGGTCCTCCGCGCAGCCCGTGAGACCGCGGCTCGTGGGCACGTGTGGCGGCCGTGGGAGTGACAGCAGAGGTCTGCCGGGCTGGCTCCGGCTGTTCCTCTTGTGATCACGGCACTGGGGGTGTCACCTCCACTCTGGGGGTTGCCGGCTCGTCTCCCCCGttaacaggtgaggaaactgagacttcagCGTGGAGGACAGTTTGCCCAGGGCTGCAGGGTGAGGGGGCGGAGAGCCCGGCACGAGGCCCGCTCCTTCCGGCTCCTCCCGAGGGCGATTGTCCTGTGGCCATCCCGCGGGTCAGGCGTGGCAGACCCTGGCCCCTTGGAATGGGGACGCCACCCCAGCCCGGTGCTGCGACCATGGTGGGCCTCAGGTGTGCAGGGAGCCCGCGCACGCTCCCAGGTCACGGCACACAGCACCCCACAGAGGATCTGtgtgctcttttgttttttttctttttgctgaggaagattagccctcagctaacatctgctgccaatccttctctttttgctgaggaagactggccctgagctaacatccatgcccatcttcctctactttctatgtgggacgcctgccacagcatggcttggcaagtggtgccgtgtctgcacccgggatctgaaccagtgaacgccaggctgctgaagcagaacatgtgcgcttaactactgcaccaccgggctggcaccCTGTGTGCTCTTTAGTGGCCGTCGACCCCGATTCTGTAATCGGCTCGTTGTCATACCCCGAGCACGCCAGCCACCAGTAGCTGGTCCTTTCAAAACAGACCCACCCAGCCAGGCAGGAGGGCCCGTCAGCCTCCAGCCAGTGTAGGATTTTCCACGCCGGTCAGTGGGGCTCCCGGGTCCGCGTCACAGCGCTGCCTTCCTGTCTGGGAAGCTGTCTCCTTGCGCTGTGAGTGGGATTGGGGGCTGGAGGCCGTCCGGGGAGCCTTCCACTGACCGGCTGTGCTGTTTCTCCGAGCGCAGCCAGCCACGGgctccaggtgtgggcagggctggcaccCGAACTGGACCCCAGCCTCAGCCACATGTGTCTCCACGACGTGAGCCTCGCTGCCCCGTCCATCTTGTCTGCTTGAGCTTGTTCACGGCAACTTTTAACCCACAACCCGCACCGGGTGCCGGCTCCCTGCCAGAATGCCGGTCAGCGGGCTGGCTCTGGATGAGGGCTGGTGGGCGTTGGGACAGGCTGCCACGCACCCCGAGGTGCAGACCCCCGAGCACGTGAAGCTGACAGCCCAACCTCCCGGGGCCGAGAGCATCACCCTGACTCCCCTCAGTGCCCTTTGCCCTCTCGGGGATCCAGTAGCTTCCCCAGAGCGGAAGGCTGGGCAGAAAGGCGAGCAGGACTCCTGCCTCAAGGCCGGCCTGCCTTATACACGCGAAGAACGTGATTTAGCGTAATGTGGCCTGGGTCACGAGTAGATGGGGCGTGGGTCTCACATGATCCAGATGCCTGGCGGGGATCCCCTGGCCGTCCTCCCGTCCTCCGAGAAAAGTCAGTCCAGACGCCCCCTCGAGGTGGGATGCAGAGGGGAGACCGAGGGCCGGTCCATCCGAGGGCATGGGCGTtgcctcccaggaggctgttcTGCCTCTGCTGGGCCCGTGGATGGACTGGCTCTTGCGTCCTCGGCGGCCCTTGTGTGACCGTCACGTCTGCGGCATCTGCGGGGCCCCCACGTGTCTCCTTCCCTGACGGGCCCCGCAGGCTGCCGTCCCCGGTGCGGGTCCGCGAGCCTGGCCGAGGCCCCGAGCCCCCCTCAGAGCTGCCCACTGTGCTCCTGTCCCGCGCCTGCGGCGACTGTGGGACGAGAGCCCTGCCAAGGTGGCAGTAAGGCAGGAAGCAGGTGTCAATCTGCCCTCAGGCCTCTGGTTCCCGGGAGCTCATGGTTCCAGCTCAGGGGTCCTCACCAGGGTCTTGTTCTCGGCCTGTGGTGAGCACCGGGAGGCCGGGTGGGTCCTGCTGCCAGTGGCCAGTGTCCCCACCTCCCGGCCGACCCTGCCTCTTTCTAAGTGACAGGCACGAAGACGTGTCTCGAAGGGTTTCTTGCACACGACTGTTGCTGTCTTTCTGTGGCGGCCCCGAGGCTGCCCTCCGGGGTGTTTCCGGCCTCCTCCGCGTAGGGTCTGCCGCTCTCTCAGCCCAGGCCCGGACCGGGGCCTCGACGTGCGTTTCCCGGTCTGGCCACGGGGGCATCTGCCAGGTCCCCTTTGTGGACAAGGGGGCGTGGGACACAGAGGGAACGTGGGCCGTGCGCCTGGCGGCCTCCCGCTCTCGCCCACCGACCGCGTCTCGTTGCAGAGCGAAGCCAAGGAGGACTTCGACCAGGCCATCGGCTGGTGCGTCTCCCTGATCACCGACTACAGGGTCCGGCTTGGTACGTGGGGCCTGCGGGCCCTCCGACAAGGGGCCGGGTGGGGACACAGCGTGGGGCTCCTCTAAGGACCCTGAGGCCGAGGGCAGAGCGCAGGCCCGTTCCTGGTGGCAGTCGGGCCAGCCCGGGCTGCCTTCTCCCCGACGGGCTGGTGGGCGGGTGCCGGGAGGAGGCCGGGGCGCGGGGAGAAGCAGGAGACAGGGTTCCCTGTGACTCGGGTGGTTTCCCGCCACCCCGGGCCTGGCTGCTGAGAACCATAAGCCATCGCGTTGTTAGTAAAAACACCCTGGGGACCGCGGCCACGCTGACCCGCTGTTCCGCGTCCCGCCTGCCCTCCCTGGGGAGGGGTCTGCCTGGGCGTGGACTGAGCCCGCAGGAACTTCCCGGGCGTCTCCCCTGCGTGTGAACACGGCTCTCCCCCGCCCCTCTGCAGGCTGCGGTTCTTTCGCCGGCTCTTTCCTGGAATATTATGCGGCCGATATAAGTAAGTCCCCCGGCGCCTCTTTAAGGCATGACCCACCCTTTAGTCCTTTAGGAGCCCCCCCCCCTGTGTCTGAGGCTCGGGGGCAGTTGTGGTGGGGGGAAGCAGTGCTATGGCCCGAGCCTGTTCCCAGATCACAAACCCCGGCTGTGCCACCTGCCCCCAGTGCCCACTGGGCACCCGCAGGTCTCCTCCCCCTGCCATGGGGGCCGGGACCACGTCCCGCACCCACACGCCCCCCGTCAGTGCCAGCGGCGACATGCACCAAGGACTTTAGACTGTCGCCTGGACGCTGGCACGTCTGAGTGGCGGCACCTTCCGTCTGCCTGCTGTGTGGCTCCCGTCTTCGGTTAGCCGACAGTCACTCGgtgccctcttcctcctctggtcCTCACAGAGTGGCCAGGGATGACTCGGGCTGGGTGGAGGCCGTCCTCCGCTCCGTCGGCTCACACGTGGCTGCAGGACAGTCGGGGAGAGGACGGAGGGATCCCATCAGGAAGGGCCCTGTAGGAACGGGGCCGTCCTGCTCAAGGGGCTTATCTCGGACCTCAGGGCACCCCGCCCTGCCTGCGTCCCGGGGGCCTGGGGcctgctccccacagccccagactCCGTGTGATTGCTGAGGGCGTCACAGCGAGTGAGGGGGCTGCAGGCCCATGGACGTGGCTTCCTCCTCAGGTTACCCCGTCCGCAAGTCCATCCAGCAGGACGTCCTGGGGACCAGGTTCCCTCAGCTGAGCAAAGGGCACGAGGAGGAGCCTGCGGCAGGGAGCCCCCAGGGCAGGCGGCCGCCATGCAGGAAAGTGCTGCCTGACCGGTCGCGGGCCGCCCGGGACCGTGCCAACCAGAAGCTGGTGGAGTACATCGTGAAGGCGCGGGGCGCTgagagccacctgcgggccatcCTGAGGGACAGGAAGCCGTCCAGGTGGCTGCAGACGTTCCTGAACTCGGGGCAGTACATGACGTGCATGGAGACGTACCTGGAGGACGAGGAGCAGCTGGACCTGGTGGTGAAGTACCTGCAGGGGCTCTTCCAGGAGACGGGCAGCAGGATGCTGGCGCGCATCAACGGCGACCGGATCCGCTTCATCCTGGACGTCCTCCTGCCCGAGGCGAGTGGCTGGCCGGGGCGGTTCTGTGCAGCGAGGGTGGGGGTCTGCAGTGAGGGCCCAGGAACCGGGCAGCTTGGGGCTGGGACGTCGGTCAGCGTGGAGCCCGGCCACCCCGTGGGTTTGAATCTCCTCGCCGTCGTGGGGGGACAAGAGCTGCATGCTCCACCCGCATGCTCACGTGGGACCCGTTCCGGAATATAGGTCACTGGGGAAAGGGAGTGCGCACCTTGTCAGTGCGCTTCAGCTGGGGCTCGGGCTGGGCGAGGAGCCACCATGACCCCTCCAGTTGTCTTGGATTTCAGAGCGGGCACTGCCGGGCATCTGTGCGCACGCTGGAAGGACATGGTCAAAGTCAAGAACTGTGAGCTTTATCACTGTGTTAGGTTTCAAATAcgtacaaaaataaaacagcatcGTGATCCCTTCTGTGCCCGTTCCTCAGCTGGAACAGTGACCTCATGCCCTTTGTCCCTCCAGTCCACTCCCCTGGATTAttctggggtgggggggcctcacatattttctctgttttgaggaagattagccctgagctaacatctgctgccaatcctcctctttttgctgaggaagactggccctgagctcacatctgtgcccatcttcctctactttatatgtgggacacctgccacagcatggcttgccaagcggtgccatatccgcacccgggatctgaacgggcgaaccccgggccgccgaagtggaacatgtgcacttaaccgctgtgccaccgggccagccccccaaatattttttatgcatAAATACTTCAGCGTTTCCCTCTAGAACAGGTGGTCCTGCCCCCAGGAGACTCTGGGCCACGTCTGGGCACATCTGCAGGTGTCACActgggggtgctcctggcatcgaGAGGGTGGGGCTGTGGATGCTGCTCAACCCCCCAGAGCA
This window harbors:
- the PWWP3A gene encoding PWWP domain-containing DNA repair factor 3A isoform X3, translated to MSGSFGPHRRERGCQRLSGSPAHEEDPKCQVDPKKGLGKSESPRAPAASSAGGGSQDGRGSRIRQGDPMTPRKRGRNSAHSPCQNAPSLPEGDPEKESETRAAPCSPSRVKEEGPGAEGRDPALPAGGPTLLLAPGCPQARGCPSRQQCPDGSQRPGPRGCMSLRSTAKPSPPPPRVPTEEAGSLQPLEEDRPSSEESVQFNSVNSILEEDEEDEEPPRILLYHEPRSFEVGMLVWLKYQKYPFWPAVVKSVRRRDKKASVLFIEGNMNPKGKGITVCLRRLKHFDCKEKHALLSEAKEDFDQAIGWCVSLITDYRVRLGCGSFAGSFLEYYAADISYPVRKSIQQDVLGTRFPQLSKGHEEEPAAGSPQGRRPPCRKVLPDRSRAARDRANQKLVEYIVKARGAESHLRAILRDRKPSRWLQTFLNSGQYMTCMETYLEDEEQLDLVVKYLQGLFQETGSRMLARINGDRIRFILDVLLPEAIICAISAVDAVDYKTAEEKYIKGPSLSYREKQIFDNQLLEERSRRS
- the PWWP3A gene encoding PWWP domain-containing DNA repair factor 3A isoform X2 gives rise to the protein MDLCDPLPPPLHFIASQHEVPAEALEELAYRRSLRVALDVLNERTSCHRESSSREARTVSPREKPTELVSLLCDSSPSSLLHKGMSGSFGPHRRERGCQRLSGSPAHEEDPKCQVDPKKGLGKSESPRAPAASSAGGGSQDGRGSRIRQGDPMTPRKRGRNSAHSPCQNAPSLPEGDPEKESETRAAPCSPSRVKEEGPGAEGRDPALPAGGPTLLLAPGCPQARGCPSRQQCPDGSQRPGPRGCMSLRSTAKPSPPPPRVPTEEAGSLQPLEEDRPSSEESVQFNSVNSILEEDEEDEEPPRILLYHEPRSFEVGMLVWLKYQKYPFWPAVVKSVRRRDKKASVLFIEGNMNPKGKGITVCLRRLKHFDCKEKHALLSEAKEDFDQAIGWCVSLITDYRVRLGCGSFAGSFLEYYAADISYPVRKSIQQDVLGTRFPQLSKGHEEEPAAGSPQGRRPPCRKVLPDRSRAARDRANQKLVEYIVKARGAESHLRAILRDRKPSRWLQTFLNSGQYMTCMETYLEDEEQLDLVVKYLQGLFQETGSRMLARINGDRIRFILDVLLPEAIICAISAVDAVDYKTAEEKYIKGPSLSYREKQIFDNQLLEERSRRS
- the PWWP3A gene encoding PWWP domain-containing DNA repair factor 3A isoform X1 encodes the protein MTDAKYVLCRWKKRLWPAKVLARPEASTKNKRKKEFFLNVEIISLDKKIRVKSTRVKILKKFHIEDIASSLASQHEVPAEALEELAYRRSLRVALDVLNERTSCHRESSSREARTVSPREKPTELVSLLCDSSPSSLLHKGMSGSFGPHRRERGCQRLSGSPAHEEDPKCQVDPKKGLGKSESPRAPAASSAGGGSQDGRGSRIRQGDPMTPRKRGRNSAHSPCQNAPSLPEGDPEKESETRAAPCSPSRVKEEGPGAEGRDPALPAGGPTLLLAPGCPQARGCPSRQQCPDGSQRPGPRGCMSLRSTAKPSPPPPRVPTEEAGSLQPLEEDRPSSEESVQFNSVNSILEEDEEDEEPPRILLYHEPRSFEVGMLVWLKYQKYPFWPAVVKSVRRRDKKASVLFIEGNMNPKGKGITVCLRRLKHFDCKEKHALLSEAKEDFDQAIGWCVSLITDYRVRLGCGSFAGSFLEYYAADISYPVRKSIQQDVLGTRFPQLSKGHEEEPAAGSPQGRRPPCRKVLPDRSRAARDRANQKLVEYIVKARGAESHLRAILRDRKPSRWLQTFLNSGQYMTCMETYLEDEEQLDLVVKYLQGLFQETGSRMLARINGDRIRFILDVLLPEAIICAISAVDAVDYKTAEEKYIKGPSLSYREKQIFDNQLLEERSRRS